TTTACCTCTTCCATCTCTCTCAATGCCCCTAAATATTCGTACTTTTGCGCTTTACATAACAACACAGCGTGAAATATCCAATTTTTAAAGACCTTATCTTATTCGAAAACGATGATTACATCGTTGTAAACAAACCTCCTTTTGTAGCTTCACTAGACGAACGTACAGCTGGTGCCGAAGTAAATATCCTTCGCATGGCTAGACAATATTCAGACGATGCACAAGTTTGTCACCGATTAGATAAAGAAACTTCTGGTGCTATCGTAATCGCTAAAAACCCTGATGCATACCGCAACTTGGCCATGCAGTTTGAGCGTAGGAAAGTTAAAAAGATTTACCACGCTGTGGTAGATGGTCAATGGCAATTTGATAATCTATTCGTCGACCTGCCAATCTTAAACGATGGTAATAAAAATGTAACGATAGATAGAGCAGAGGGCAAACGTGCTGAGACTTATTTTAATACCTTAACACATTACAAACATTATACTTTGGTTGAATGTAAGCCAGTTACAGGTCGAATGCACCAAATTCGTATTCACTTGGCTACCCAACGTGCTGCAATTTGTGGTGACCATATGTATAAAGGAAAACCAGTTTTTCTATCTGCGCTTAAAAAAGGTTATCGCATTGCGAAGGATGAAGAAGAACAACCAATCATGAAACGTTTTGCCTTACATGCCAAAGAAATAACTTTCAAAGGTTTAGATGAGCAAGATATTCACATCGAAGCGCCATATCCAAAGGATTTTACAACATTATTGAAGTTGTTGGATAAGTTTGATTCATAGGTTGTTGTAATGTTGAAAAGTTGTAAAGTTGAAATGTTCAGGGTGGGTAACCTTTCAGCATTCAAACCTTAAAATATCTAGTCTAAGCGTCTTGCTAAAACGAAAATTATTGTAAAAGTCTTTGCGAGACGCTTAGACTAGATACAAATTTTTACAAGTTTATAGTGATAAAAAGTTGTAAAGTTGAAATGTTCAGGATGAATAGCCTTTCAACATTCAAACCTTAAAATCTCTAGTCTAAGCGTCTCGCTAAAATAGAAAATTATTGTAAAAGTCTTTGCGAGACGCTTAGACTAGATACAAATTTTTACAAGTTTAAAGTGATAAAAAGTTGTAAAGTTGAAATGTTTAGGGTGGGTAACCTTTCAACATTCAAACCTTACAACCTTCCAATTTTTTACTCCGCTCTTTTTAAGCCAAATTTCTCAATTTTACTATACAAGTGACTTCGTTGAATTTCAATGTCATCAGCTGTTTTAGAAACGTTCCAATTGTTTTTTTCTAATTTAAACTTGATGAATTCTTTTTCTGCGAAATCCTTATAATCTTGGAAGTTAGAGAATTTCTCATAATTGATAGCAGAACCACCAGAAGAACCATTACCACCACCAGCTACAGCAGTACCAATATTTGTTCCCCCAGTTGGATTAGCAAAAGCAATTACATCATTTTCAGTAATCGTTTTATCGCTTAATATGATTAAACGTTCAATCATATTATGCAATTCTCGAACGTTACCTGTCCAAGGCAAACCCTTTAAAGCTTCCATTGCACCGTCGCTAATCTTTTTAACAGGCATTCCATAATCACCACAAATTTCGTCTAAGAAGTTTTGTGCAATTACAGGAATATCATCAGTTCTTTCCGTTAAATGCGGAACATGAATATTAATAACATTTAATCGATGGTATAAATCCATACGGAAATTACCTAATTCAATTTCTTTCAATAAATCTTTATTGGTTGCCGCTAAAACACGAACGTTAACTTCTTGTTCTTTCTCGCCACCAACCTTGGTAATTTTATGTTCTTGCAAGGCTCTTAATACTTTCGCTTGAGCCGAAAGACTCATGTCTCCAATCTCATCTAAAAATAAAGTGCCGCCATTAGCCAATTCAAATTTACCAATGCGTTGTTTTACTGCAGAAGTAAATGAACCCTTCTCGTGACCAAACAATTCACTTTCAATTAATTCTGATGGAATTGCTGCACAGTTAACCTCAATTAGAGGTGCATCAGCTCTGTTAGACTTTTCGTGAATCCATCTTGCTACTAATTCTTTACCACTACCATTTGCCCCAGTGATTAATACCCTAGCTTCGGTTGGAGCAACACGTTCAATCGTTTCTTTAATTTTACTGATGCTATCAGATTCTCCTAAAATATTACGAGTCTTGCTAACCCTGCGTTTTAAGACTTTCGTTTCAGTAACTAATGTTCCTCTGTCTAAAGCATTACGAACCGTAATTAACAACCTATTTAAATCAGGTGGTTTTGAAACAAAATCGAAGGCTCCCTTTTTACTCGCTTCTATTGCCGTTTCTACGGTTCCATGTCCAGATATCATGATAAATGGAAGGTCTGGTTTCATTAAAAGTGCATTTTCAAGCACTTCCATACCATCCATTTTATTCATCTTGATATCGCACAAGACTAAGTCGTAATTATTTTTTTTGATGAGTTCTAATCCGTCAATGCCATTGTCAATGTCATCTACTTCGTAGCTTTCGTATTCTAAAATTTCACGAAGAGTGCTTCTTATCGCTCTCTCGTCGTCAATTATAAGCAGTTTTGCCATAGTTATTAGGTATACAATTATATAAGAATGCTAATATATTATTTTTTGTTTAATGTATAGTTTTTTATACAGTTATAAACGTTAAAATAGGTTAAAGGTTTGGTAGATGGTTCATTAGTTCATTTGTTCATCAGTTCATTGGGCAAGTTGAACTATCGGTTGGTGTTTCACCGAGCTAAACAAGTTGATTAATAAGAACCTTTGTCTTCTTGGTGTCTTTGTGGTAAGTAACAATTATTTTTTGAAAATGAATGCCTTCATCATTTGGCAAGAGCAGTCCTGCTTTCAGCTTTAGTCTTTTCGCTTTCAGCTCAAGAGCTATCGCTTCAATCAGGTTTATTAAACTATGGGTTGTGCTACTATGAGGGATTTTACTTGCACAAGCCTTGGTTAAATAGCCCTAATTGTAGCGATATCCTTTTTATAGACCTATAAGGTTTTCAAAACCTTATGGGTTTAATGAAAAGATAAAGCGGAAAGTAGGGGTGGCATAAAAAAAAGCAAGCTATTGCGCTTCAAAAAAAGAAAAAAATGCAAGCCTATAAGCCGGGTTCTGTTCCTGATAAATCAGTTTTCTATCATTAATCTAATATAAATGTTGCCATTTATCTTTAACGACCTACCCACTAACATCGGACGAGCAGCCCTTTATCCCGATAGCTATCGGGACGTTAGCCTATTTGGTCTTTCAACTCCCGGGGTTTACCAAAACACTAATCGCTTAGCGAGTTCGTGAGCTCTTACCTCACGTTTTCACCCTTACCACGTAGTAACACAATTGCTACTGCAAAGCAGCAATGTGTGTACTACGTGGCGGTATATTCTCTGTGGCACTATTCCGTCATCCAGGTTTTCAATCCTAAATGCCTTCCCGTTAGGAAGCGAGATGCTCTATGTTGCCCGGACTTTCCTCCTTACCATTAAGATACGGCGATAGAACGGCTTGCATTTTTTTTTAAAGATAGGTTTTTAAGCTGAAAAGCTTAAAAAAGTTTGGAGTTGAGAGTTTAGAGTTAAGCGAAACTCCAAACTCCAAACTCTCAACTCCAAACTACTTACATTTCTCCAAATCCTTAGCAACTTGCTCAAACTTGTACATTCCCTGTTTGTTGCCAAATGAATTGGTAATGTAAACTATGATTTTAGCTAAATCTATGTTTTCAATTTGTTTAAACGCTGGCATTTTACCATCATATTTTTTTCCATTAATCACCATTGGCTTATTTGAACCATTTTTAATGATGCAGGCTAATTGTTCTTTATTTTCCTTTAAAAAAATAGTATCTGTTAATGCCGGATAAAGTTCGCCTAAGCCTTCTCCATTTGCACTGTGGCAATTCTGACAATATTTAATGTATAAATCCTTACCACCAG
The sequence above is drawn from the Pedobacter frigiditerrae genome and encodes:
- a CDS encoding RluA family pseudouridine synthase; this encodes MKYPIFKDLILFENDDYIVVNKPPFVASLDERTAGAEVNILRMARQYSDDAQVCHRLDKETSGAIVIAKNPDAYRNLAMQFERRKVKKIYHAVVDGQWQFDNLFVDLPILNDGNKNVTIDRAEGKRAETYFNTLTHYKHYTLVECKPVTGRMHQIRIHLATQRAAICGDHMYKGKPVFLSALKKGYRIAKDEEEQPIMKRFALHAKEITFKGLDEQDIHIEAPYPKDFTTLLKLLDKFDS
- a CDS encoding sigma-54 dependent transcriptional regulator, whose product is MAKLLIIDDERAIRSTLREILEYESYEVDDIDNGIDGLELIKKNNYDLVLCDIKMNKMDGMEVLENALLMKPDLPFIMISGHGTVETAIEASKKGAFDFVSKPPDLNRLLITVRNALDRGTLVTETKVLKRRVSKTRNILGESDSISKIKETIERVAPTEARVLITGANGSGKELVARWIHEKSNRADAPLIEVNCAAIPSELIESELFGHEKGSFTSAVKQRIGKFELANGGTLFLDEIGDMSLSAQAKVLRALQEHKITKVGGEKEQEVNVRVLAATNKDLLKEIELGNFRMDLYHRLNVINIHVPHLTERTDDIPVIAQNFLDEICGDYGMPVKKISDGAMEALKGLPWTGNVRELHNMIERLIILSDKTITENDVIAFANPTGGTNIGTAVAGGGNGSSGGSAINYEKFSNFQDYKDFAEKEFIKFKLEKNNWNVSKTADDIEIQRSHLYSKIEKFGLKRAE
- a CDS encoding cytochrome c, whose translation is MRKTILLSIFSIVICCIIYSCQNAEEMEQTQYISGGKDLYIKYCQNCHSANGEGLGELYPALTDTIFLKENKEQLACIIKNGSNKPMVINGKKYDGKMPAFKQIENIDLAKIIVYITNSFGNKQGMYKFEQVAKDLEKCK